From a single Gaiellales bacterium genomic region:
- a CDS encoding tryptophan 2,3-dioxygenase family protein — translation MAAPEHPAVTYSSYLHLDELLACQQPLSDGPEHDEMLFIVIHQVYELWFKVLLHELERLQDRLEIGDRGSALMTMKRILTILKTIVAQIDVLETMTPLGFSSFRGRLERASGFQSAQFRELEAVLGGRDAGVLDHHPAGPARDRIQAAMSRRSLWDSFLLHLNRLGHWIPDGVLDRDPALPVEPSEAVQDVLVEVYQSDPASAQVCERMVDIDEGVQEWRYRHVKMVERTIGRKAGTGGSAGVDYLASTIGRQAFPDLWAIRTRL, via the coding sequence GTGGCCGCCCCCGAGCATCCCGCCGTCACCTACTCGTCGTACCTGCACCTCGACGAGCTGCTCGCCTGCCAGCAGCCGCTCTCCGACGGCCCGGAGCACGACGAGATGCTCTTCATCGTCATCCACCAGGTCTACGAGCTCTGGTTCAAGGTGCTCCTGCACGAGCTCGAGCGGCTCCAGGACCGGCTCGAGATCGGCGACCGCGGCTCGGCCCTCATGACGATGAAGCGGATCCTGACGATCCTGAAGACGATCGTCGCCCAGATCGACGTGCTCGAGACGATGACGCCGCTCGGCTTCTCGAGCTTCCGGGGCCGGCTGGAGCGGGCGAGCGGCTTCCAGTCGGCCCAGTTCCGCGAGCTCGAGGCCGTGCTCGGCGGCCGCGACGCCGGCGTCCTCGACCACCACCCGGCCGGGCCGGCCCGCGACCGGATCCAGGCGGCGATGTCGCGCCGCAGCCTGTGGGACTCGTTCCTTCTGCACCTGAACCGGCTCGGCCACTGGATCCCCGACGGCGTGCTCGACCGCGACCCGGCACTGCCGGTGGAGCCGTCCGAGGCGGTGCAGGACGTCCTGGTCGAGGTCTACCAGTCGGACCCGGCCAGCGCCCAGGTGTGCGAGCGGATGGTCGACATCGACGAGGGCGTGCAGGAGTGGCGCTACCGGCACGTGAAGATGGTCGAGCGCACCATCGGCCGCAAGGCGGGCACCGGCGGATCGGCGGGCGTCGACTACCTCGCGTCCACCATCGGCCGCCAGGCGTTTCCCGACCTGTGGGCGATCCGCACCCGCCTCTAG